A single window of Syntrophorhabdaceae bacterium DNA harbors:
- a CDS encoding lactate utilization protein yields MMESEFHPWFHDLQAARTVAALKKNNFDAHWVTDMKTLLESIFNMIPEGATVGVGGSVTLNQIGFFEAAEERQIKVLNPSLQKLSMEDFIGERRQILTADVFLSSANAITEDGMIFNIDGTGNRVASMMFGPKKVILVCGINKVVKDANSAYKKVREFTAPMNARRIGLKTPCAETGVCVDCASPQRICNIFVTMAKRPVRTDMTVFLVNERLGF; encoded by the coding sequence ATGATGGAAAGCGAGTTTCATCCGTGGTTTCATGATCTTCAAGCGGCAAGAACGGTCGCGGCGTTAAAGAAAAATAACTTTGATGCGCACTGGGTTACTGATATGAAAACTCTTCTGGAATCCATTTTCAATATGATCCCGGAGGGTGCGACGGTGGGTGTGGGAGGCTCAGTCACGCTTAATCAGATCGGCTTCTTCGAAGCCGCTGAGGAACGTCAGATCAAGGTCCTCAACCCCTCCCTCCAAAAACTCTCCATGGAGGATTTTATAGGTGAGCGCAGACAGATTCTGACTGCCGACGTTTTCTTAAGCAGCGCAAATGCCATTACCGAAGACGGTATGATTTTCAACATCGACGGCACGGGGAACCGGGTCGCCTCAATGATGTTCGGTCCAAAAAAGGTGATTCTCGTGTGCGGCATCAATAAGGTGGTGAAAGATGCGAACTCGGCGTACAAGAAGGTGAGGGAGTTCACAGCGCCTATGAATGCCAGGAGGATCGGGCTCAAGACTCCCTGTGCTGAAACGGGGGTTTGTGTCGATTGTGCGTCGCCACAGCGGATATGCAACATCTTCGTTACCATGGCTAAAAGGCCGGTTCGTACCGACATGACTGTGTTCCTGGTCAACGAACGTCTCGGGTTCTGA
- a CDS encoding MCP four helix bundle domain-containing protein, which yields MTIRPSIKELFWMVPGAIIMLLFVLVAAHFHKEHNPVKELAQKARLVDLVGRMRFGVSSASEAEKSAVMAITDKDSITFADQARRATEEVERQREELERLLKTNLKQNEADLFTQFSQAFTEFQRIDKDLLTLAVKNSNLKAYDLAYGPAHEAVGEMITALSHVVTTNGGAAEANKIMRLATVAEISALRIETLLAPHISEESNEKMNRMEASMSKEDERVLSALSGLKETPGLIDEADLAKARSSYGRFGEIRHKILALSRENTNVRSLEISLNEKRKITLLCEDTLKALKDAIEEEPVRGVTYGRPERPR from the coding sequence ATGACAATCAGGCCGAGCATTAAGGAGCTTTTCTGGATGGTTCCCGGGGCAATCATCATGCTTCTCTTCGTTCTTGTGGCCGCTCATTTCCACAAAGAACATAATCCGGTGAAAGAACTGGCTCAAAAAGCAAGGCTGGTTGATCTGGTCGGCCGCATGCGGTTTGGCGTTTCGTCCGCCTCCGAGGCGGAGAAGAGCGCCGTTATGGCTATTACAGACAAAGACTCAATAACCTTTGCCGATCAAGCCAGGCGCGCCACCGAAGAGGTAGAGCGACAACGCGAGGAATTGGAGCGGCTTCTCAAAACGAATCTTAAGCAGAATGAGGCGGATCTGTTCACCCAATTCTCGCAGGCTTTTACAGAATTCCAACGCATCGATAAGGACCTCTTGACGCTTGCGGTGAAGAATTCAAACCTCAAGGCCTATGATTTGGCCTACGGTCCCGCACACGAGGCCGTAGGCGAGATGATTACAGCGCTTTCTCACGTGGTGACGACAAATGGGGGTGCAGCAGAGGCGAACAAAATCATGCGTCTCGCCACGGTCGCTGAGATCAGCGCACTCCGGATTGAAACCCTCCTCGCACCGCACATCTCGGAAGAAAGCAACGAGAAGATGAACAGGATGGAGGCCTCGATGAGTAAAGAAGACGAACGGGTCTTAAGCGCCTTGAGCGGATTAAAGGAGACCCCGGGGCTTATCGACGAAGCCGATCTCGCGAAAGCGCGATCAAGTTATGGCCGGTTTGGTGAAATCAGGCATAAAATCCTGGCGCTCTCACGAGAAAACACTAATGTCCGTTCACTTGAGATCTCGCTGAATGAAAAGCGCAAGATAACCCTTTTGTGCGAGGATACACTCAAGGCTTTAAAAGACGCCATCGAAGAAGAGCCCGTTCGAGGCGTCACCTACGGTCGTCCTGAACGGCCCCGGTAA